In Cerasicoccus sp. TK19100, one DNA window encodes the following:
- a CDS encoding cation:proton antiporter: MEVSIYGSLAWIIFLGAVAQWVGWRLKIPAILLLLGTGFLVGPVTGWINPDDVLGDILFPIISAAVAIILFEGGLTLKFSDLREAGVTIVRLVSLGVAMTWGLTFVLVKIFLGFDTMLSALFAALLVVTGPTVIGPMLRTIRPRGKVKYMAKWEGILNDPIGVVLAVLMFEVLIAQHGGGHGHGHGDMGGGSIVAIGLLKTIVIGVVFSALSGGLLLGLVKLKLLPEFLHNFVVLALVLGSFGVSNHLQEESGLLTVTLLGILLANQKLFDVRHITAFKENLQILLISMLFILLAARVSPETVERISINSVLFVVALIVLVRPAAILVSTIGSGTTWKERVLLMMLAPRGIVAVALTSLFSLKLADAGIADADKMMAVMLLVVVMTVGFYGLLAAPLSAKLGLSNLDPQGVLFIGAHDWSINMAAELKKAGGDVVLIDSNRFHVHRARRQELNAHPGNVFSEEFLEELDFSNIGHAVALTANDEVNGFAQTTLREYIERADIYHLLPEKNSNPQGGESRKMNPLFAEDATFSFFEAQMANGATFEHLTLRENFDMSAFDEEYGARAVLLFCIDPEGDVRIFSAKSKITPKEGSTLVFLKRAPDGE, encoded by the coding sequence ATGGAGGTCTCGATTTACGGAAGCCTCGCCTGGATCATCTTTTTGGGCGCGGTCGCGCAGTGGGTGGGCTGGAGGCTCAAAATCCCGGCAATTTTGCTTTTGCTCGGGACGGGATTCCTCGTGGGCCCGGTGACTGGCTGGATTAACCCGGATGATGTGCTTGGCGACATCCTTTTTCCCATAATTTCCGCCGCGGTGGCGATCATTTTGTTTGAGGGCGGGCTGACGCTGAAGTTCTCCGACCTGCGGGAGGCCGGGGTCACGATTGTGCGCCTGGTATCGCTGGGCGTAGCCATGACCTGGGGATTAACTTTTGTCTTGGTAAAAATTTTCCTTGGCTTCGATACGATGCTCAGCGCGCTGTTCGCCGCTTTACTGGTGGTGACGGGGCCGACGGTGATCGGGCCAATGCTGCGGACGATCCGGCCGCGGGGTAAGGTGAAATACATGGCCAAATGGGAAGGCATTCTCAATGACCCCATTGGCGTGGTGCTCGCGGTTTTAATGTTCGAGGTGCTCATTGCCCAGCATGGCGGTGGGCACGGGCATGGCCACGGCGATATGGGCGGCGGCTCGATCGTGGCCATTGGTCTGCTCAAGACGATTGTGATCGGTGTGGTCTTTTCCGCGTTGAGCGGGGGACTATTGCTCGGGCTGGTAAAGCTCAAGCTGCTGCCGGAGTTTTTGCACAACTTCGTGGTGCTGGCGCTGGTGCTGGGCTCATTCGGCGTGTCCAACCATTTGCAGGAGGAGTCCGGCCTGCTCACGGTGACGCTGTTGGGCATTCTGCTAGCCAACCAAAAACTCTTCGACGTGCGCCACATCACGGCGTTTAAGGAAAATTTGCAGATTCTGCTCATTTCGATGCTGTTCATTCTCCTGGCCGCCCGGGTCTCCCCAGAGACGGTCGAGCGAATCAGCATCAACAGCGTGCTCTTTGTGGTCGCGCTGATAGTGTTGGTGCGCCCGGCGGCGATCCTGGTGTCGACGATTGGCTCGGGGACGACGTGGAAGGAGCGCGTGCTGCTGATGATGCTCGCCCCGCGCGGAATCGTGGCGGTCGCGCTGACCTCGCTGTTTTCGCTCAAGCTGGCTGATGCGGGCATTGCCGATGCGGATAAGATGATGGCCGTGATGCTGCTCGTTGTCGTGATGACGGTTGGCTTCTACGGTCTGTTGGCCGCGCCACTGTCAGCGAAGCTGGGCTTGTCGAACCTCGACCCGCAAGGGGTGTTGTTTATTGGCGCGCACGATTGGTCGATCAATATGGCTGCCGAGCTGAAGAAGGCCGGTGGCGATGTGGTGCTAATCGACTCCAACCGCTTCCATGTCCACCGCGCGCGCCGCCAGGAGCTGAACGCCCATCCGGGCAATGTGTTTTCCGAAGAGTTCCTGGAGGAGCTGGACTTCTCCAACATCGGGCACGCCGTGGCACTTACGGCCAATGACGAGGTGAATGGCTTTGCGCAGACGACCTTGCGTGAATATATCGAACGTGCCGACATTTACCACCTGCTGCCGGAGAAAAACTCCAACCCGCAGGGCGGGGAGTCGCGCAAGATGAACCCGCTCTTTGCCGAAGACGCGACCTTTAGCTTCTTCGAAGCGCAGATGGCCAACGGCGCGACCTTCGAGCATCTCACGCTGCGGGAGAATTTTGACATGTCCGCCTTCGATGAGGAATACGGTGCCCGCGCGGTGCTGTTATTCTGCATTGATCCTGAGGGCGATGTGCGCATCTTTAGCGCCAAGTCGAAGATCACGCCCAAGGAAGGCTCGACGCTGGTCTTCCTCAAGCGCGCGCCGGATGGAGAGTAG
- a CDS encoding type II toxin-antitoxin system HicA family toxin, whose amino-acid sequence MKRRELIAILAKSSCVLLRHGAKHDIYHNPESGKTEPVPRHREINERLAKKIIKSLTEQ is encoded by the coding sequence ATGAAGCGTCGCGAGCTGATTGCGATTCTGGCTAAGAGCAGTTGTGTGCTTTTGCGGCATGGCGCTAAGCACGATATTTATCATAACCCGGAGAGTGGTAAAACTGAGCCCGTTCCACGCCATCGGGAGATTAATGAACGGCTGGCCAAGAAAATCATCAAAAGCCTGACTGAGCAATAG
- a CDS encoding type II toxin-antitoxin system HicB family antitoxin, with the protein MKTSFTYWKEPDGVYLGYLNEFPDHWTQGDDLEDLKAHLLDLYQEFSKDDIPGIKRVAELELA; encoded by the coding sequence ATGAAAACGTCTTTCACTTATTGGAAAGAGCCCGATGGAGTGTATCTGGGATATTTAAATGAATTTCCTGATCACTGGACGCAGGGTGATGACTTGGAAGATCTGAAGGCCCACCTGCTTGATTTATATCAGGAGTTTTCCAAGGACGACATTCCAGGCATCAAGCGGGTTGCAGAGCTTGAGCTCGCATGA